A window of Candidatus Methylomirabilis sp. genomic DNA:
GATCGACAGGATGCGGCCGGGGCAGGTGCTGTTGCTGGAAAACTGCCGCTTTCATCCGGAGGAAGAGAAGAACGATGAAGGGTTCGCGCGGGCACTGGCGGAGTTGTGCGACCTATATGTCAACGATGCCTTTGGGACTGCGCACCGGGCCCACGCCTCTACCGTCGGGGTGACAAGATTCGTCAAGCAGTCGGCATGTGGCTTTCTCATGCGGGAGGAACTCAAGCAGCTTGGAGCGTTGCTCGATCACCCTGAACGTCCCTTCATTGCAATCCTCGGCGGAGCTAAGGTGTCGGATAAGATAGGGGTCCTGGCCAATCTGCTTCCGAAGGTGGACGGTTTCCTGATCGGTGGTGGCATGGCCTATACGTTCCTGAAAGCCCAAGGACATGAGGTGGGGAATTCTCGGGTGGAGGCCGCGGGACTGAGGGTAGCGCAGGAGACGATGGAACAGGCCAAGCGCTCGAATGTCGCCATCCATCTGCCCAGTGATCATGTGATTGCCGAGCGGATCGACGCAGACGCGCCCACCAGGCAGGTCGAGGGAACGATCCCGATCGGTTTTATGGGGCTTGATATCGGTCCCGCGACGGTCGACCGGTTTACTCGGGAGGTTGGGCGCGCAAAAACCATCTTATGGAATGGGCCAATG
This region includes:
- a CDS encoding phosphoglycerate kinase, with product MTKLCIDDLELQGKRLLIRVDFNVPMDEQGTITDDTRIRAALPTINYAARHGAKILLISHLGRPKGGPNPKFSLGPVAGRLAALLGSPVEMAEDCVGPGVKARIDRMRPGQVLLLENCRFHPEEEKNDEGFARALAELCDLYVNDAFGTAHRAHASTVGVTRFVKQSACGFLMREELKQLGALLDHPERPFIAILGGAKVSDKIGVLANLLPKVDGFLIGGGMAYTFLKAQGHEVGNSRVEAAGLRVAQETMEQAKRSNVAIHLPSDHVIAERIDADAPTRQVEGTIPIGFMGLDIGPATVDRFTREVGRAKTILWNGPMGVFELLPFREGTFALAKAVAAGRAHSVIGGGDTAAAVSMAGVAEQMTHISTGGGASLEFLEGKELPGIAALTDKG